One region of Methanococcus voltae genomic DNA includes:
- a CDS encoding type III-B CRISPR module-associated Cmr3 family protein — translation MKYYIKIAPQNPLFFRKGNRFTKGKDTWAESYLLPNPSTIWGALFAKLMADNTELSKKVKNENLTNDKLAEILTIEDIMLYDGTSFIVPAPSICLKEKNSFSAEYPKSFINLDEEGVISSNNEIKYIPSHDGDYTESSTSYHTYYENLFESVSKSNLIPSERLLKQYPKIGIKINNNTGISEESMLYNTDVTEFNENYSIVVEVEIHEDYKFKEEKGFLKLGGESNVSKYAMMDSKRYLRIKNVQKFDEGEDNYTDLFAMYFKTSAILQNNELKEVLEKSNFKIICVKFNGSFIVGGYDMKKNCQKDKVKAIGAGSCYIVKYNEKTESKKLKELLNKELNTVKEYQGFGKYEIIGL, via the coding sequence ATGAAATATTATATTAAAATAGCACCTCAAAACCCTTTATTTTTTAGGAAAGGCAATCGATTTACCAAAGGAAAAGACACTTGGGCGGAAAGTTACTTATTACCAAACCCTTCAACTATCTGGGGAGCTTTATTCGCAAAATTAATGGCAGATAATACAGAACTTAGTAAAAAAGTGAAAAATGAAAATTTAACTAATGATAAATTAGCTGAAATATTGACTATTGAGGATATTATGCTGTATGACGGTACTTCGTTTATAGTTCCCGCACCTTCAATATGTCTAAAAGAAAAAAATAGTTTTAGTGCTGAGTATCCAAAAAGTTTTATTAATTTAGATGAAGAAGGCGTAATTTCATCAAATAATGAAATTAAGTATATTCCCAGTCATGATGGTGATTATACAGAAAGTTCTACTAGCTATCATACTTACTATGAAAATTTATTCGAAAGTGTTTCTAAAAGTAATTTAATCCCCTCAGAAAGATTATTAAAACAATATCCTAAAATCGGTATTAAAATTAATAATAATACAGGAATTTCAGAAGAATCAATGCTTTATAACACTGACGTGACTGAATTTAATGAAAATTATTCAATTGTTGTAGAAGTAGAGATACATGAGGATTATAAATTTAAAGAAGAAAAAGGATTCTTAAAATTAGGTGGGGAATCCAATGTTTCTAAATATGCTATGATGGACTCTAAAAGATATTTGCGAATAAAAAACGTTCAAAAATTTGATGAAGGGGAAGATAATTATACCGATTTATTTGCGATGTATTTTAAAACATCTGCAATTTTACAGAACAACGAATTAAAAGAAGTATTAGAAAAAAGTAATTTCAAAATAATTTGTGTAAAATTTAACGGGTCTTTTATAGTTGGTGGTTATGATATGAAAAAGAACTGCCAAAAAGATAAAGTAAAGGCAATAGGTGCAGGTTCTTGTTATATTGTTAAATATAATGAAAAAACTGAATCTAAAAAACTAAAAGAATTATTGAATAAAGAATTAAATACCGTTAAAGAATATCAAGGCTTCGGTAAGTATGAAATAATTGGATTATAG
- a CDS encoding Cas10/Cmr2 second palm domain-containing protein: MTNKKYLGIITVSPVQSYIEQAEEVKDLYKGSKIISNIIQNIINKLKDKINVIYPNTEKIENITVNNIPNKIVFTIENGKFDKSTFKNIENNYLNEVINSNELVKEELKEILKLTYILVPYENEENYKEIYSKAVYYLDGIKKYTPIKQIEKNNELYNKKGTRSSNNCVICGERIATKLKSEGKYQLCEICNIKREYEVHDELNNISLSDYALYSNFEKKDIQDFKDSLKDKNKNNSNKFDIQCVFPETIDNLPKESKEQTFQKKCRNEFLDHMRKKGYEVKEDSELCRYYAMIMFDGDNMGKIISGNSSILKDEYRKGVNLKEFQKKLSKAQSEFGANVSTGILPYGNAVYSGGDDFLGFVGLKYLKEAIEQIEENHYTGINEKLSNYLNKNEKITKSYSIVIAHHKTPLKKVLRIGRESLALCKNREDSKDGMCITYITGSGNLNRVFLKNKNYKDIFKLIYHLNNGLSSKFITNLEVEFPKFFDMGNTSLTDVEYPKISQMTNYELKRLIGRSLSNLNNSDDKELIKMEIYTLLNNYIDKNSNNRKISIENLANLVYIADKLKKYYKEDDTNNNNNENQRGE, translated from the coding sequence ATGACTAACAAAAAATATCTTGGTATAATAACGGTTTCACCAGTTCAATCGTACATAGAACAGGCGGAAGAAGTAAAAGACCTTTATAAAGGTAGTAAAATTATTTCAAATATTATACAAAATATAATTAATAAATTAAAAGATAAAATAAATGTAATTTATCCAAATACTGAAAAAATTGAAAATATTACTGTAAATAATATTCCAAATAAAATTGTTTTTACAATTGAAAACGGAAAGTTTGATAAAAGTACTTTTAAAAATATTGAAAATAATTATTTGAATGAAGTAATAAATTCTAATGAACTTGTTAAGGAAGAATTAAAAGAAATTTTAAAACTTACCTATATATTAGTTCCTTACGAAAATGAAGAAAATTATAAAGAAATTTATTCAAAAGCAGTTTATTATTTAGATGGAATTAAAAAATATACGCCCATTAAACAAATTGAAAAAAATAACGAATTGTATAATAAAAAAGGAACTCGCTCGTCCAATAATTGTGTAATTTGTGGGGAAAGAATTGCCACAAAACTTAAATCCGAAGGCAAATATCAGTTATGTGAAATTTGTAATATTAAAAGGGAATATGAGGTACATGACGAATTAAATAATATAAGTTTATCAGATTATGCGCTATATTCAAACTTTGAAAAAAAAGATATTCAAGACTTTAAAGATTCTTTAAAAGATAAAAATAAGAATAATTCCAATAAATTTGATATACAGTGCGTATTTCCTGAAACAATAGATAATTTACCAAAAGAATCAAAAGAACAAACATTTCAAAAAAAATGTAGGAATGAATTTTTAGACCATATGCGAAAAAAAGGCTACGAAGTAAAAGAAGATTCGGAACTTTGCAGATATTATGCTATGATAATGTTCGATGGCGATAACATGGGCAAAATCATAAGTGGAAATAGTAGTATTTTAAAAGACGAATATCGAAAAGGAGTAAATTTAAAAGAATTCCAAAAAAAATTATCTAAGGCACAATCAGAGTTCGGTGCAAATGTATCAACAGGTATTTTGCCATACGGCAATGCAGTTTATTCGGGCGGTGACGACTTTTTAGGATTTGTAGGTTTAAAATATCTAAAAGAAGCTATTGAACAGATTGAAGAAAATCATTATACTGGCATAAATGAAAAACTTTCTAATTATTTAAATAAAAATGAAAAAATCACAAAATCATATTCAATAGTAATAGCACATCACAAAACACCACTTAAAAAAGTACTAAGAATAGGAAGGGAAAGTTTAGCACTTTGTAAAAATAGGGAAGATTCAAAAGATGGAATGTGTATAACTTACATAACAGGTAGCGGAAATTTAAACAGAGTATTTCTTAAAAATAAGAACTATAAAGATATTTTTAAACTTATATATCATTTAAATAATGGATTATCTAGCAAATTTATAACCAACTTAGAAGTAGAGTTCCCTAAATTCTTTGATATGGGAAATACATCTTTAACTGATGTAGAATATCCAAAAATTAGTCAAATGACAAATTATGAATTAAAAAGACTTATTGGAAGAAGTTTAAGTAATTTAAATAATTCAGATGATAAAGAACTTATTAAAATGGAAATATACACATTATTAAATAATTACATTGACAAAAATTCTAATAATCGTAAAATATCCATTGAAAACCTGGCAAATTTGGTATATATTGCAGATAAATTAAAAAAATATTATAAAGAAGATGATACGAATAATAATAATAACGAAAACCAAAGGGGTGAATAA
- the cmr1 gene encoding type III-B CRISPR module RAMP protein Cmr1: MVENPYETLNFNCEIISPIFCYGADKESPEIRASSIRGALRFWWRALQPELTKEEFEKFLKETFDDAYALKSLLGKVSKSDKYSEYKLPDFITVDDIKKFLTSNTIPKNTDVIEKEKIQKLIRDIQKSDKKLLELYYIYYMKNLRKKEFEIFGGVDGDKAFKSKVYVNIMYTTTKNETGKDTLNIYSKKYLGHKNFKKDAFESGKFKITLHLQKNSNMTLEQLKSLFIIYTILGGVGGRTRRGAGCFRLTDDFSIINKSTMELLKENFEKLGISEYYNFSDERILIKNTPTSKSRPIVKEITIKPIKKPLDGILGAIGDITHKHKNYYNGHTKNGERYASPSCISLFKKENAKNNDYELIITKLSGPHDEHNKGYKNSAQDTFCGAIRRDLND; the protein is encoded by the coding sequence ATGGTGGAAAACCCATATGAAACTTTAAATTTTAATTGCGAAATTATATCGCCTATTTTTTGTTATGGTGCGGATAAAGAAAGTCCAGAAATAAGGGCTTCATCAATTCGTGGAGCTTTACGATTCTGGTGGAGAGCTTTACAGCCCGAATTAACAAAAGAAGAATTTGAAAAATTTTTAAAAGAAACGTTTGACGATGCCTATGCGTTGAAAAGTTTGTTAGGTAAAGTAAGTAAGAGCGATAAATACAGTGAATATAAATTACCAGATTTTATAACTGTTGATGATATTAAAAAATTTTTAACCAGTAATACTATTCCAAAAAATACGGATGTCATTGAGAAAGAAAAAATTCAAAAATTAATTAGGGATATACAAAAGAGTGATAAAAAATTATTAGAATTATATTATATTTATTACATGAAAAACTTGCGAAAAAAAGAATTTGAAATTTTTGGAGGCGTTGATGGAGATAAAGCGTTTAAAAGTAAGGTTTATGTGAATATAATGTACACAACTACCAAAAATGAAACTGGTAAAGATACACTAAATATTTATTCAAAAAAATATTTGGGGCATAAAAATTTTAAAAAAGATGCTTTTGAAAGTGGAAAATTTAAAATTACGCTACATCTTCAAAAAAATTCCAATATGACATTAGAACAATTAAAATCCCTTTTTATAATATATACAATTTTAGGGGGGGTTGGTGGAAGAACCAGGCGAGGAGCTGGCTGTTTTAGATTAACTGACGACTTTTCAATAATCAATAAATCTACAATGGAATTATTAAAAGAAAATTTTGAAAAATTAGGAATATCCGAATATTATAATTTTTCAGATGAACGTATACTAATAAAAAATACGCCCACATCAAAAAGTAGACCAATTGTTAAAGAAATAACTATAAAACCAATAAAAAAACCGTTAGATGGTATTTTAGGTGCTATTGGGGATATTACACACAAACACAAAAATTATTACAATGGTCATACGAAAAATGGTGAAAGGTATGCTTCACCTTCTTGTATATCTTTATTTAAAAAAGAAAATGCCAAAAATAACGATTATGAATTAATTATTACTAAATTATCGGGACCCCATGACGAACATAATAAAGGGTATAAAAATTCCGCACAAGATACATTTTGCGGTGCCATACGAAGGGATTTAAATGACTAA